One Amaranthus tricolor cultivar Red isolate AtriRed21 chromosome 10, ASM2621246v1, whole genome shotgun sequence genomic window carries:
- the LOC130825412 gene encoding probable E3 ubiquitin-protein ligase LUL3 encodes MGISWSSRRRQSHYYQHPPPPPYYPHNQQPSPPPPPPPPLPYYNYSTSAAVVESPPLSLPPPPSNSYVYVSNTPYQTTQFQYQHPHPIQSNFDYSGYNYANQMMVRPNLPFFPATYGNGWHQIRFPAPQQSLLPPPYVEHQSAKVVKNDVNVHKDTIKLVVDEDYPDHFLVSFVFDAHYDGSITIYYFAKEEKETCSFTPAYPEASTSVKVPFEKGVGQRFCQASGTGVDLGFFDLESLGKPSEDDVFPLVIYAEVYSKSQEVDDMVGSSSTEGSPRVQVTQAVIETKNDGSFHVKAIRQILYIDGVRYELRDLYGIGNSSSEGFNDDDPGKECVICMTEPKNTAVMPCRHLCMCSDCAKELRLQTNKCPICRQPISELIEIKINTTGNQ; translated from the exons ATGGGGATTTCATGGAGTTCAAGAAGAAGACAAAGCCATTACTATCAacatcctcctcctcctccttaCTACCCTCACAACCAACAACCATCACCGCCACCGCCTCCACCACCGCCACTTCCTTACTATAACTATTCCACCTCCGCCGCAGTAGTCGAATCTCCGCCTCTTTCTCTTCCACCGCCGCCTTCCAATAGCTATGTATATGTTTCAAATACTCCATACCAAACAACCCAGTTCCAGTATCAACACCCACACCCAATTCAGTCTAATTTTGACTACTCTGGTTATAATTACGCTAATCAAATGATGGTTCGACCTAATTTACCCTTTTTTCCTGCTACGTATGGAAATGGGTGGCATCAGATTAGGTTTCCTGCTCCCCAACAATCGTTACTGCCGCCGCCTTATGTGGAGCATCAGAGTGCAAAAGTTGTTAAGAATGATGTTAATGTACATAAGGATACTATCAAGCTTGTAGTTGATGAGGATTACCCCGATCATTTCTTggtttcttttgtttttgatgCTCATTATGATGGCAG CATAACTATTTACTACTTTGCAAAGGAGGAAAAAGAGACCTGCTCATTCACTCCAGCTTATCCAGAGGCAAGCACGTCAGTTAAAGTCCCTTTCGAAAAAGGGGTAGGGCAGAGATTTTGCCAGGCCAGTGGAACTGGTGTGGACTTGGGATTCTTCGATTTGGAAAGTCTTGGAAAACCTTCAGAAGATGATGTTTTCCCACTTGTTATATATGCTGAAGTATATTCAAAATCGCAGGAAGTTGATGATATGGTAGGATCATCTTCAACAGAGGGTTCACCTAGGGTACAGGTTACTCAGGCTGTTATTGAGACGAAGAATGATGGGTCCTTTCATGTAAAAGCAATTAGGCAGATTTTGTACATCGACGGTGTTCGTTATGAACTTCGTGATTTGTATGGGATTGGAAATTCATCTTCTGAAGGATTTAATGATGATGACCCTGGAAAAGAATGTGTGATTTGCATGACGGAGCCCAAGAATACAGCTGTAATGCCATGCCGACATCTG TGTATGTGTAGTGATTGTGCTAAAGAGCTCAGACTTCAGACAAACAAGTGCCCAATTTGCCGCCAACCAATTTCCGAGCTTATTGAGATCAAGATAAACACTACTGGTAATCAATAA
- the LOC130825411 gene encoding heavy metal-associated isoprenylated plant protein 33, with the protein MSKEEFLKIQTCVLKVNIHCDGCKQKVRKILQKIEGVYKTNIDAEQGKVTVSCNVDPTTLIKKLNKAGKHAELWGAPKPNNNLNQLKNFDNGKGNHNQNQNNKNQNMKGGGPHQNQPKGGGGAHQNVPKGGGGGGGGPNIQQLQQLQQQMKGMGMGDLKMGQQFQGMKNPQVIQQGGGKGVKFNVPIDNDLEDDEFDSEDDYDDDDYTDDDEFDDEFEDLGKMKPMGMGGGGGGGGGGGPPPNLMMNGGGGGGNPMMNPHLMNAIAQAKAANGGGNPMMNPQLMNAIAQAKAANGGGGGGNNNGKKSGGGGGGNVPVQANAGKKGGNEGNHNQNQGGGKNNGGKQGGGPPMPGNGGKNGNNGQHQGGGGNNNVGGGNMMMMNGGGKKGGNGMNDGGLPSNHHGMVGNGMNNIPNGGGGGGGAGGGGFNHAMGGMPGATHHVSGAHNMGQMPPIAQMANMQMGPMGSIPAVQGLPAGTATPAYFHGGPPPEMMGQNPNPNNPYHQQMLAQMMMNQQRTNGNERFQPMMYARPPPAMHYMPAYPPVDPYTHYFSDENTSSSCNVM; encoded by the exons ATGAGTAAAGAAGAGTTCTTGAAGATTCag ACTTGtgttcttaaagtaaatatacaTTGTGATGGTTGCAAGCAAAAAGTGAGGAAAATCTTGCAGAAAATTGAGG GAGTGTATAAGACAAATATAGATGCAGAACAAGGGAAAGTAACAGTTTCTTGTAATGTAGACCCAACAACACTCATCAAAAAGCTTAATAAAGCTGGTAAACATGCAGAACTTTGGGGTGCACCTAAACCCAATAACAATCTTAATCAGTTGAAAAATTTTGATAATGGGAAAGgaaatcataatcaaaatcaaaacaacaaaaatcaaaacatgAAAGGAGGTGGACCCCACCAAAATCAGCCTAAAGGTGGTGGTGGGGCCCATCAAAATGTACCTaaaggtggtggtggtggtggtggtggtccAAACATACAACAGTTGCAGCAGTTGCAGCAACAAATGAAAGGGATGGGGATGGGAGATCTGAAAATGGGGCAACAATTTCAAGGTATGAAGAACCCACAAGTTATTCAACAAGGGGGTGGTAAAGGGGTTAAGTTTAATGTACCTATTGATAATGATTTAGAGGATGATGAATTTGATAGTGaggatgattatgatgatgatgattatactGATGATGATGAGTTTGATGATGAATTTGAGGATCTTGGTAAGATGAAACCTATGGGTATGGGTGGTGGTGGGGGAGGGGGTGGGGGTGGGGGTCCGCCGCCTAATTTGATGATgaatggtggtggtggtggtgggaaTCCTATGATGAATCCTCATTTAATGAATGCTATTGCGCAAGCAAAGGCGGCTAATGGTGGTGGAAATCCTATGATGAATCCTCAATTGATGAATGCTATTGCGCAAGCAAAAGCGGctaatggtggtggtggtggtggtaatAACAATGGTAAAAAAAGTGGTGGTGGGGGAGGAGGGAATGTCCCGGTTCAAGCTAATGCAGGTAAAAAGGGCGGTAACGAAGGAAATCATAATCAGAATCAAGGTGGTGGTAAAAATAATGGTGGTAAACAAGGTGGCGGGCCGCCTATGCCCGGAAATGGTGGGAAAAATGGTAATAATGGACAACATCAAGGTGGTGGTGGGAATAATAATGTTGGTGGTGGaaacatgatgatgatgaatggtGGGGGAAAGAAAGGAGGAAATGGGATGAATGATGGAGGATTACCATCTAATCATCATGGCATGGTTGGAAATGGAATGAATAATATTCCAAATGGAGGAGGAGGAGGGGGTGGAGCAGGAGGAGGAGGATTCAATCATGCTATGGGGGGCATGCCTGGTGCCACTCATCATGTGAGTGGTGCCCACAACATGGGCCAAATGCCCCCAATAGCCCAAATGGCTAACATGCAAATGGGTCCAATGGGCTCAATTCCGGCCGTTCAGGGCCTACCAGCAGGCACCGCCACACCCGCTTACTTCCACGGTGGCCCACCACCTGAAATGATGGGccaaaacccaaacccaaatAACCCGTACCACCAACAAATGTTAGCTCAAATGATGATGAATCAACAACGAACCAACGGTAATGAGCGTTTTCAACCCATGATGTATGCACGACCACCACCGGCCATGCATTATATGCCGGCTTACCCGCCCGTCGACCCTTATACACACTATTTCAGTGATGAAAACACATCATCAAGTTGCAATGTTATGTGA
- the LOC130825413 gene encoding uncharacterized protein LOC130825413 produces MSSNHPYQSKHTTMPKGSHIFALLRCINTCQDHTNGTSKLGSRICNSTDRSIELQIRVGSLLKKAYTLKPGSSKRLKSKSIYKAYMPQIRGNDNNDKYGGNSMVKRYAYYYDETCLPYLWIHDIGGSFSRMVKQQYISLEDLRDCSEIRIFRDHQRGCIAVRKKSRSDVC; encoded by the coding sequence ATGAGTTCTAACCATCCATACCAATCAAAACATACAACAATGCCTAAAGGATCACACATTTTTGCCCTACTAAGGTGCATAAACACATGCCAAGATCACACCAATGGCACCTCAAAACTCGGTTCAAGGATATGCAACTCAACTGATCGATCAATCGAGTTACAAATCAGAGTGGGATCATTGCTAAAAAAGGCATATACATTGAAGCCAGGATCATCGAAACGGCTCAAGAGCAAGAGCATATATAAGGCTTATATGCCTCAAATTAGAGGTAATGACAACAATGATAAGTATGGAGGGAATAGTATGGTGAAAAGATATgcatattattatgatgaaaCATGTTTGCCCTACTTGTGGATACATGATATAGGAGGGAGCTTTTCTAGAATGGTTAAGCAACAATATATTAGTCTTGAAGATCTCAGAGATTGTTCTGAGATAAGGATTTTTAGAGATCATCAAAGAGGGTGTATTGCTGTTAGGAAAAAGTCTAGGAGTGATGTATGTTGA